The following nucleotide sequence is from Pseudarthrobacter psychrotolerans.
CGCCGTCGGCCGGCAGAGCAAGGACGTGGAGTGGCTGCTGGACCTGAGCCCCTACCACTGGGCTTACGGAAATTCACCGGTGGCCAACGGCGCGGACTGGGCCGCGGCCGGGTGGCTCTGGGGAATTTCGGCAGTTCTGGTGGCCGTGGCGGCTTATGCGGTGAACAGGCGCGACGTCGGCGCGTAGCTTTCGGAGTCACCGGCGGTCAGGCGCGGCCGGCGGTCAGGCGCGGGCTTCCCAAAGGTGCGGCGCAGAAGTCCGGCTGCCGGGCAGGGCGTTGGTCTCGCGCCACTCGTGGATCCATTCGGGCAGGACCAGATCCGCCGGAGGTTGACCGAACTCGCGCAGGATCTCCTCCTGGCTCACCGGCCTGCCCTTGCTGACCAGGCGGGTGGCGATGTAGGCACGCGCGTAAATCTCGCCGTCGGACACCATGCGCTGCTCAAAGTAGATGGCCTTGGCATCCAAGCCGATGATCTTTGTTTCGATGGTGTACTGCTGCCACAGCTGCAGCGACTTCCGGAAGGCGATGGTCTCCCCCGCCGCCACCGGGCTCCAGCCGCGCCGGCGCATGGTCTTCCACACGCCGCTGCGGACCATCAGATCGAACCGGCCCAGGTCCATGAGGGAAA
It contains:
- a CDS encoding acyl-CoA thioesterase — translated: MHLLLRTLLMLFTSARRSTLTIWDPSSLPLRVLPTDIDIAMHVNNGMYFSLMDLGRFDLMVRSGVWKTMRRRGWSPVAAGETIAFRKSLQLWQQYTIETKIIGLDAKAIYFEQRMVSDGEIYARAYIATRLVSKGRPVSQEEILREFGQPPADLVLPEWIHEWRETNALPGSRTSAPHLWEARA